A window of the Brachybacterium sacelli genome harbors these coding sequences:
- a CDS encoding fumarylacetoacetate hydrolase family protein has product MRIARFTTGEDPMYGIVQEKDGQDMVYGIAGDPLYTEIRPTGTVVPLEDVRLLAPVIPRSKVVCVGRNYAAHAAEMGGEVPEQALFFLKPNTAVVGPGDPVTIPPYSHEVSLEAELAVVMKRMAKDVAPEDVPEAVLGYTCANDLTARDSQRAEDQWFRAKAFDTSCPIGPWIETDLEVAAPAGLSISSSVDGEVAQDGTTSDMVRSVAELIAEISTVVTLLPGDLVLTGTPAGVRTVEAGSSIDITIEGIGTLTNPVVRR; this is encoded by the coding sequence ATGCGTATCGCCCGATTCACCACCGGCGAAGATCCCATGTACGGCATCGTCCAGGAGAAGGACGGCCAGGACATGGTCTATGGGATCGCCGGTGACCCCCTGTACACCGAGATCCGTCCGACCGGCACCGTCGTCCCCCTCGAGGACGTTCGTCTGCTGGCCCCCGTCATCCCCCGCTCGAAGGTGGTGTGCGTCGGTCGCAACTACGCGGCGCACGCCGCGGAGATGGGCGGCGAGGTGCCCGAGCAGGCACTGTTCTTCCTCAAGCCCAACACGGCCGTCGTCGGCCCCGGCGACCCGGTGACGATCCCTCCCTACAGTCACGAGGTCAGCCTCGAGGCCGAGCTCGCCGTGGTCATGAAGCGGATGGCCAAGGACGTCGCCCCCGAGGACGTGCCCGAGGCGGTCCTCGGCTACACCTGCGCGAACGACCTCACCGCGCGCGACTCCCAGCGCGCGGAGGACCAGTGGTTCCGTGCCAAGGCCTTCGACACCTCCTGCCCCATCGGCCCCTGGATCGAGACCGATCTCGAGGTCGCGGCTCCCGCTGGGCTCTCGATCTCCTCCAGCGTCGACGGCGAAGTCGCCCAGGACGGCACCACGTCCGACATGGTCCGCTCCGTCGCCGAGCTGATCGCCGAGATCTCCACCGTGGTCACCCTCCTGCCCGGCGACCTGGTCCTGACCGGCACGCCCGCCGGGGTGCGCACCGTGGAGGCCGGCTCCAGCATCGACATCACCATCGAGGGGATCGGCACGCTGACCAATCCCGTCGTGCGGCGCTGA
- the gltX gene encoding glutamate--tRNA ligase, giving the protein MTTTSSPTTTPAAPAGEVRVRFCPSPTGTPHVGLVRTALFNWAHARHHGGKLIFRIEDTDAARDSEESYHQLLEAMRWLGIDWDEGVEVGGPHGPYRQSQRAEIYQDVIATLKEAGHIYESFSTAEEISQRHRDAGRDPQLGYDGYDRDLTDQQKAAFRAEGREPSWRLRMPDADLSFDDLVRGEITFKAGSTPDFVVVRANGQPLYTLVNPIDDALMRITHVLRGEDILSSTPRQIALYRALMDIGIAERIPAFGHLPYVMGEGNKKLSKRDPQANLFLYRDQGFLPEGMVNYLALLGWGYSADEDIFSREQLVERFDASDVNPNPARVDLKKATAINADHIRLLPEAELTERLIPYLQQGGVLGEDVTEEQHALVAAATGLIHTRMNLLGEAVDLLGFLFVDDEDLVVADDALKKLGEDPVGVLDRAITEVEAVPEDSFAAARLEAVLRAAIVEDMGIKPRLAFGPLRSAVSGRRISPPLFESMELLGRASSLARLRALRDRLAAQA; this is encoded by the coding sequence GTGACCACCACCTCGAGCCCGACCACCACCCCTGCAGCACCTGCTGGTGAGGTCCGGGTGCGATTCTGCCCCAGCCCCACCGGCACCCCGCACGTGGGCCTGGTGCGCACCGCTCTGTTCAATTGGGCCCACGCCCGCCACCACGGCGGCAAGTTGATCTTCCGTATCGAGGACACTGACGCCGCGCGCGACAGCGAGGAGTCCTACCACCAGCTGCTCGAGGCCATGCGCTGGCTCGGCATCGACTGGGACGAGGGCGTCGAGGTCGGCGGCCCCCACGGTCCCTACCGCCAGTCCCAGCGCGCCGAGATCTATCAGGACGTCATCGCGACGCTGAAGGAAGCCGGCCACATCTACGAGTCCTTCTCCACCGCGGAGGAGATCTCGCAGCGTCATCGCGACGCCGGCCGCGACCCCCAGCTCGGCTACGACGGGTACGACCGTGATCTCACCGACCAGCAGAAGGCCGCTTTCCGCGCCGAGGGCCGCGAGCCCAGCTGGCGCCTGCGGATGCCCGATGCCGATCTCTCCTTCGACGACCTCGTGCGCGGGGAGATCACCTTCAAGGCCGGCTCCACCCCCGATTTCGTGGTGGTCCGCGCCAACGGTCAGCCGCTGTACACCCTGGTCAACCCCATCGACGATGCTCTCATGCGCATCACCCACGTGCTGCGTGGCGAGGACATCCTCTCCTCCACCCCCCGGCAGATCGCGCTGTACCGGGCCCTGATGGACATCGGCATCGCCGAGCGGATCCCCGCGTTCGGCCACCTGCCCTACGTGATGGGTGAGGGCAACAAGAAGCTCTCCAAGCGCGATCCTCAGGCGAACCTCTTCCTCTACCGGGATCAGGGTTTCCTGCCCGAGGGCATGGTCAACTACCTCGCCCTGCTGGGCTGGGGTTACAGCGCCGATGAAGACATCTTCAGCCGCGAGCAGCTCGTCGAGCGCTTCGATGCTTCGGACGTGAATCCCAATCCGGCGCGTGTGGATCTCAAGAAGGCCACCGCCATCAACGCCGATCACATCCGCCTGCTGCCGGAGGCGGAGCTGACCGAGCGTCTGATCCCGTACCTGCAGCAGGGCGGGGTGCTGGGGGAGGACGTCACCGAGGAGCAGCACGCCCTGGTCGCCGCCGCCACCGGGCTGATCCACACCCGGATGAACCTGCTCGGCGAGGCCGTGGACCTGCTGGGCTTCCTCTTCGTGGACGACGAGGACCTCGTCGTCGCCGACGATGCGCTGAAGAAGCTCGGCGAGGATCCCGTCGGGGTGCTCGATCGGGCGATCACGGAGGTCGAGGCCGTCCCGGAGGACTCCTTCGCGGCCGCTCGGCTCGAGGCTGTGCTGCGTGCGGCCATCGTCGAGGACATGGGGATCAAGCCCCGCCTGGCCTTCGGTCCGCTGCGCAGCGCCGTCTCCGGCCGCCGCATCTCCCCTCCGCTGTTCGAGTCCATGGAGCTGCTCGGCCGGGCCTCGAGCCTGGCCCGGCTGCGAGCGCTGCGAGACCGTCTGGCCGCTCAGGCGTGA
- a CDS encoding universal stress protein: MTHLTPQMPQSTSPTITVGVFDADESDLAVRWAARHAERVGGTLHLIHAFMWTELDVNTDPIPGMTGSGIRNAAHRLVEDARDLAREGHPDLPITSEIVDGNAVPVLVDASGASDVMVVGGRGLGRLLTLIVGSKSLALAARSHCPVVVVRGDIEHEGPIGLVHHETATEVVTRAADLAVAYERDVHLVVRADTSPDEAEEIRARTAERIALSHPSVVVGDVRIAASGTAKELVHASEVASMMVVAGERTHGPDKSVSAPRQLVTVLRFANTPVWIERD; the protein is encoded by the coding sequence ATGACGCACCTCACGCCGCAGATGCCGCAGAGCACGTCGCCGACCATCACCGTGGGTGTCTTCGACGCCGACGAGTCCGACCTCGCCGTCCGTTGGGCGGCCCGCCACGCGGAGCGCGTCGGCGGCACCCTCCATCTGATCCACGCCTTCATGTGGACCGAACTCGATGTGAACACCGACCCGATCCCCGGCATGACCGGCTCGGGCATCCGCAATGCGGCCCACAGGCTGGTCGAGGATGCCCGGGACCTCGCCCGCGAGGGCCATCCCGATCTGCCGATCACCTCCGAGATCGTCGACGGCAACGCCGTGCCGGTGCTGGTCGACGCCAGCGGCGCTTCCGACGTGATGGTGGTCGGAGGGCGGGGACTGGGCCGGCTGCTGACCCTCATCGTCGGCTCGAAATCCCTCGCGCTGGCCGCCCGCTCCCACTGTCCCGTGGTCGTGGTGCGCGGGGACATCGAGCATGAGGGGCCGATCGGCCTGGTCCATCACGAGACCGCCACCGAGGTGGTCACCCGGGCGGCGGACCTCGCCGTCGCCTACGAGCGGGACGTCCATCTGGTGGTCCGCGCCGACACCAGCCCCGACGAGGCCGAGGAGATCCGCGCGCGCACCGCGGAACGGATCGCGCTGTCCCATCCGAGCGTGGTCGTCGGCGATGTGAGGATCGCCGCCTCGGGCACCGCCAAGGAACTGGTCCACGCCAGCGAGGTGGCGAGCATGATGGTGGTCGCCGGGGAGCGGACGCACGGCCCGGACAAGTCCGTCTCCGCCCCGCGCCAACTGGTCACGGTGCTCCGTTTCGCCAACACCCCGGTCTGGATCGAACGGGACTGA
- a CDS encoding IclR family transcriptional regulator — protein MDKISEENGSGVGVLDKAAVVLGALEAGPATLAQLVQSTDLARPTAHRLAVALEYHHLVTRDMQGRFILGPRLGELAAAAGEDRLLAAAGPVLAALRDHTGESAQLYRRQGDHRICVAAAERPIGLRDSVPLGSALTMRAGSAAQILLAWEEPDRLHRGLLGARFTATQLSAVRRRGWAQSIGEREPGVGSVSAPVRGPNGRVVAALSISGPIERITRQPGRLHAASVMSSANHLTELLRRAGA, from the coding sequence ATGGACAAGATCTCGGAGGAGAACGGCAGCGGGGTCGGCGTGCTCGACAAGGCGGCCGTCGTGCTCGGCGCCCTGGAGGCCGGGCCGGCGACCCTGGCCCAGCTCGTGCAGTCGACCGACCTGGCCCGGCCCACCGCCCATCGGCTGGCGGTGGCGCTCGAGTACCACCATCTGGTCACCCGCGACATGCAGGGCCGGTTCATCCTGGGCCCGCGCCTGGGGGAGCTCGCCGCCGCCGCGGGTGAGGACCGGCTCCTGGCCGCCGCCGGCCCCGTGCTGGCCGCACTGCGCGATCACACCGGCGAGTCCGCCCAGCTCTACCGTCGCCAGGGCGACCACCGCATCTGCGTGGCCGCCGCCGAGCGTCCGATCGGCCTGCGCGACTCCGTGCCACTGGGCTCGGCCCTGACCATGCGCGCCGGGTCCGCCGCCCAGATCCTGCTGGCCTGGGAGGAGCCGGACCGCCTGCACCGGGGTCTGCTCGGCGCGCGCTTCACCGCTACCCAGCTCTCGGCGGTGCGCCGCCGCGGCTGGGCGCAGTCCATCGGGGAGCGAGAACCGGGCGTGGGCTCCGTCTCCGCCCCCGTGCGTGGGCCCAACGGCCGGGTGGTCGCGGCCCTGAGCATCTCCGGACCGATCGAGCGCATCACCCGCCAGCCCGGACGTCTGCACGCGGCCTCCGTCATGAGCTCGGCGAACCACCTCACCGAGCTGCTGCGGCGCGCCGGCGCCTGA
- the leuC gene encoding 3-isopropylmalate dehydratase large subunit, with product MAGTLAEKVWADHVVRRGENGEPDLLYIDLQLLHEVTSPQAFDGLRQEGRAPRRLDQTLATEDHNTPTIDIDKPIADITSRTQIDTLRRNAEEFGVRIHSLGDKDQGIVHVVGPQLGLTMPGITVVCGDSHTSTHGAFGALAFGIGTSEVEHVLATQTLPLNPFKTMAITVNGSLRPGVTAKDIILAVIAKIGTGGGAGYVLEYRGEAIRRLSMEGRMTICNMSIEAGARAGMIAPDETTFAYVEGRPHAPVGADWDEAVAHWRTLRSEDDATFDAEVVIEAEELEPFVTWGTNPGQGLPLSAAVPAPEDFTDDNSRVAAERALEYMDLVPGTPLKEIPVDTVFMGSCTNGRIEDLRAFASVLEGRHKHPDVRVMVVPGSARVRLQAEQEGLDQVFLAFGAEWREAGCSMCLGMNPDQLAPGERAASTSNRNFEGRQGKGGRTHLVSPVVAAATAVRGTLSSPSDLGVPSAPSDLQPVA from the coding sequence ATGGCGGGGACCCTCGCGGAGAAGGTGTGGGCGGATCACGTGGTCCGCCGCGGTGAGAACGGCGAGCCGGACCTGCTGTACATCGATCTCCAGCTGCTGCACGAGGTGACCAGCCCGCAGGCCTTCGACGGTCTCCGTCAGGAGGGCCGCGCCCCGCGCCGTCTCGACCAGACCCTGGCCACCGAGGATCACAACACTCCCACGATCGACATCGACAAGCCGATCGCGGACATCACCTCGCGCACCCAGATCGACACCCTGCGCCGCAACGCCGAGGAGTTCGGCGTGCGCATCCACAGCCTGGGCGACAAGGATCAGGGCATCGTCCACGTCGTCGGCCCCCAGCTGGGACTGACGATGCCCGGCATCACCGTCGTGTGCGGCGACTCCCACACCTCGACCCACGGCGCCTTCGGCGCGCTGGCATTCGGCATCGGCACCAGCGAGGTCGAGCACGTGCTTGCCACCCAGACCCTGCCGCTGAACCCCTTCAAGACCATGGCGATCACGGTGAACGGGTCGCTGCGACCGGGCGTGACCGCGAAGGACATCATCCTCGCGGTGATCGCGAAGATCGGCACCGGTGGCGGCGCGGGCTATGTGCTCGAGTACCGCGGCGAGGCCATCCGCCGGCTCTCCATGGAGGGCCGGATGACGATCTGCAACATGTCCATCGAGGCCGGTGCGCGTGCGGGCATGATCGCGCCCGACGAGACCACCTTCGCGTACGTCGAGGGCCGCCCGCACGCGCCCGTCGGCGCGGACTGGGACGAGGCCGTCGCCCACTGGAGGACCCTGCGCAGCGAGGACGACGCGACTTTCGACGCCGAGGTCGTCATCGAAGCGGAGGAGCTCGAGCCCTTCGTCACCTGGGGCACCAACCCCGGTCAGGGTCTGCCGCTGTCCGCCGCCGTCCCCGCCCCCGAGGACTTCACCGACGACAACTCGCGGGTCGCTGCCGAGCGCGCCCTGGAGTACATGGACCTGGTGCCGGGCACCCCCCTCAAGGAGATCCCGGTCGACACCGTCTTCATGGGGTCGTGCACCAACGGCCGCATCGAGGACCTGCGGGCCTTTGCCTCCGTGCTGGAGGGGCGCCACAAGCATCCCGACGTGCGCGTCATGGTGGTGCCGGGCTCGGCCCGCGTGCGCCTGCAGGCCGAGCAGGAGGGTCTGGACCAGGTCTTCCTCGCCTTCGGCGCCGAGTGGCGCGAGGCCGGCTGCTCGATGTGCCTGGGGATGAACCCGGATCAGCTGGCACCCGGGGAGCGCGCCGCCTCCACCTCGAACCGCAATTTCGAGGGTCGCCAGGGCAAGGGCGGGCGCACCCACCTGGTCTCCCCGGTGGTGGCCGCCGCCACGGCCGTGCGCGGCACGCTGTCCTCCCCGTCGGACCTCGGCGTGCCCAGCGCACCCTCCGACCTCCAGCCCGTCGCCTGA
- the leuD gene encoding 3-isopropylmalate dehydratase small subunit, translating into MEAFTTHTGIGVPLRRSNVDTDQIIPAVYLKRVTKTGFDDGLFNAWRTSDPDFVLNRPAYSKGSVLVAGPDFGTGSSREHAVWALRDYGFQAVLSNRFADIFRGNAGKQGLVAGVLAQDDIEQLWKILEEAPGTEVTIDLENRQVHAADATFRFDLDDYTRWRLMEGLDDIGLTLRHEQQITDFEATRPGWLPKTLPARTADSR; encoded by the coding sequence ATGGAAGCCTTCACCACTCACACCGGCATCGGCGTCCCGCTGCGGCGCAGCAACGTCGACACCGACCAGATCATCCCGGCCGTGTACCTCAAACGGGTCACCAAGACCGGCTTCGACGACGGCCTGTTCAACGCCTGGCGCACCAGCGATCCCGATTTCGTGCTGAACCGCCCCGCCTACTCGAAGGGCTCAGTGCTGGTCGCCGGCCCGGACTTCGGCACCGGCTCCTCCCGCGAGCACGCCGTCTGGGCGCTGCGCGACTACGGCTTCCAGGCGGTGCTCTCGAACCGCTTCGCGGACATCTTCCGCGGCAACGCGGGTAAGCAGGGCCTGGTCGCGGGCGTGCTCGCCCAGGACGACATCGAGCAGCTGTGGAAGATCCTCGAGGAGGCCCCGGGCACCGAGGTGACCATCGATCTCGAGAACCGCCAGGTGCACGCGGCCGATGCGACCTTCCGCTTCGACCTCGACGACTACACCCGCTGGCGGCTGATGGAGGGGCTCGACGACATCGGTCTCACCCTGCGCCACGAGCAGCAGATCACCGACTTCGAGGCGACGCGCCCGGGCTGGCTGCCCAAGACCCTGCCGGCCCGCACCGCCGACTCCCGCTGA
- the murA gene encoding UDP-N-acetylglucosamine 1-carboxyvinyltransferase codes for MSSTFHVRGGRPLDGEITVRGAKNLVSKAMVASLLGEGPSVLHSVPDISDVRIVSELLSIHGVKVERDVAGGTLRMDPSNVERAHVADIDAHAGSSRIPILFCGPLLHRLGEAIIPDLGGCRIGDRPINYHLDVLRNFGAVVDKREMGIYITAPHGLRGTRIHLEYPSVGTTEQVLLTAVRAQGVTELTNAAVEPEIEDLIAVLQKMGALISVQTDRTITIEGVQELGGYEHVALPDRIEAASWACAALVSKGSVFVRGAQQKPMATFLNTFRKIGGGMDITEAGIHFHHPGTPLRAIAVETDVHPGLMTDWQQPLVVALTQADGISIVHETVYENRLGFTSALNDMGAHTQVYRECLGGSSCRFGRSNYNHSAVISGPKTLRAADITVPDLRGGFSYLIAALGAEGVSTIRGIDLIDRGYESFREKLTALGAEYWED; via the coding sequence ATGAGCTCGACATTCCACGTGCGCGGAGGACGGCCCCTCGACGGTGAGATCACCGTCCGCGGGGCGAAGAACCTCGTCTCCAAGGCGATGGTCGCCTCTCTGCTGGGGGAGGGCCCGAGCGTGCTGCACTCGGTCCCGGACATTAGCGACGTGCGGATCGTCTCCGAGCTCCTGTCCATCCACGGGGTCAAGGTCGAGCGCGACGTCGCCGGCGGCACCCTGCGCATGGATCCTTCGAACGTCGAGCGTGCGCACGTGGCAGACATCGACGCCCATGCCGGCAGCTCCCGTATCCCGATCCTGTTCTGCGGCCCGCTGCTGCACCGTCTGGGCGAGGCGATCATCCCCGACCTCGGCGGCTGCCGGATCGGGGACCGCCCCATCAACTACCATCTCGACGTCCTGCGCAACTTCGGCGCCGTCGTCGACAAGCGCGAGATGGGCATCTACATCACCGCGCCCCACGGGCTGCGGGGCACCCGGATCCACCTGGAGTACCCGAGCGTCGGCACGACCGAGCAGGTGCTGCTGACCGCGGTGCGGGCGCAGGGCGTCACCGAGCTCACCAATGCCGCGGTCGAGCCCGAGATCGAGGACCTGATCGCGGTGCTGCAGAAGATGGGTGCGCTGATCTCGGTGCAGACCGACCGCACCATCACCATCGAGGGCGTCCAGGAGCTGGGCGGGTACGAGCACGTGGCGCTGCCCGACCGGATCGAGGCGGCCTCCTGGGCCTGCGCGGCGCTGGTCAGCAAGGGATCCGTCTTCGTGCGCGGCGCCCAGCAGAAGCCGATGGCGACCTTCCTGAACACCTTCCGCAAGATCGGCGGGGGGATGGACATCACCGAGGCCGGGATCCACTTCCACCATCCCGGCACTCCGCTGCGGGCGATCGCGGTCGAGACCGACGTCCACCCCGGGCTGATGACCGACTGGCAGCAGCCTCTGGTGGTCGCCCTCACCCAGGCCGACGGCATCTCCATCGTCCACGAGACCGTCTACGAGAACCGTCTGGGCTTCACCTCCGCGCTGAACGACATGGGCGCCCACACCCAGGTCTATCGGGAGTGCCTGGGCGGCTCGAGCTGCCGCTTCGGGCGCAGCAACTACAACCACTCCGCCGTGATCTCCGGCCCCAAGACGCTGCGCGCCGCGGACATCACCGTCCCCGATCTGCGCGGGGGCTTCTCGTACCTGATCGCGGCGCTCGGCGCCGAGGGGGTCTCCACCATCCGCGGCATCGATCTCATCGACCGCGGCTACGAGTCCTTCCGCGAGAAGCTCACGGCGCTCGGCGCCGAGTACTGGGAGGACTGA
- a CDS encoding lysophospholipid acyltransferase family protein, with the protein MSTGLLRSWDVGTARPPSRRAGAVIGLAQLPLRPLLSLLTRPTWIGTENLPATGAVIACGNHQGPLDAFAYGHLLQASGLAPRFLAKEAMFRVPVLGTALRLARQIPVRRGSSRGTDALDDAREALGRGELLMLFPEGTYTRDPQLWPMQARLGAARLALDTGAPLLPLAGWGGRRLWPVGSPLPHPGPGRRFEMRVGQPYTVAHEEGETTHQAALRVTADLMARIAALLGEIRGERPPAVLHDGRRDDHRPEIGRPQRGYRAVRQR; encoded by the coding sequence GTGAGCACCGGGCTGCTGCGCAGCTGGGACGTGGGCACCGCGCGCCCTCCGTCCCGCCGCGCCGGGGCGGTGATCGGCCTCGCCCAGCTCCCGCTGCGCCCGCTGCTGAGCCTGCTGACCCGACCCACCTGGATCGGCACCGAGAACCTGCCCGCGACCGGAGCGGTGATCGCCTGCGGGAACCACCAGGGGCCCCTGGACGCCTTCGCCTACGGCCACCTGCTGCAGGCCTCGGGCCTCGCCCCGCGGTTCCTGGCCAAGGAGGCCATGTTCCGGGTGCCCGTCCTGGGCACGGCGCTGCGGCTGGCCCGCCAGATCCCGGTCCGTCGCGGTTCCTCGCGCGGCACGGACGCCCTGGACGACGCCCGGGAGGCGCTCGGCCGCGGCGAGCTGCTGATGCTCTTCCCCGAGGGCACCTATACCCGTGACCCGCAGCTGTGGCCGATGCAGGCCCGGCTCGGAGCGGCCCGCCTCGCCCTGGACACCGGGGCGCCGTTGCTGCCGCTCGCCGGTTGGGGCGGCCGCAGGCTGTGGCCCGTCGGCTCACCGCTGCCGCATCCCGGCCCGGGCCGCCGCTTCGAGATGCGGGTCGGGCAGCCGTACACCGTCGCGCACGAGGAGGGCGAGACCACCCACCAGGCCGCCCTCCGCGTCACCGCGGACCTCATGGCCCGCATCGCCGCGCTGCTGGGCGAGATCCGCGGCGAGCGGCCGCCGGCGGTCCTGCACGACGGGCGGCGCGACGACCACCGGCCCGAGATCGGCAGGCCGCAGCGCGGCTACCGGGCGGTGAGGCAACGATGA
- a CDS encoding NAD(P)H-dependent glycerol-3-phosphate dehydrogenase, with the protein MTRLAVLGAGSWGTTFAQVLADGGNEVVLWARREEIAREIRREHRNSTYLGDRMLPEAVHATSSPEEALEGAEGIVLAIPAQSMRATLSAWPALPPVPVLSLTKGIERGTDSRISQIITEAGGVDRERVGALSGPNLSAEIAERRPCASVVAAETEGLASALATWCEAPYLRAYTSTDVVGVEIAGAVKNVIAIAVGAATGLGHGHNTTASLITRGLAETTRLGVALGGRRETFAGLAGMGDLVATCASPLSRNHRLGLALGHGLDVREAAAEVGQTAEGVATARAVADLAARLGVDMPITAAVVDVVDHDARIDEVTTALLARGVRPE; encoded by the coding sequence ATGACCCGTCTCGCCGTGCTGGGGGCCGGGAGCTGGGGCACCACCTTCGCGCAGGTCCTCGCCGACGGTGGCAACGAGGTCGTGCTCTGGGCGCGCCGCGAGGAGATCGCCCGCGAGATCCGCCGCGAGCATCGCAACAGCACCTATCTCGGCGACCGGATGCTGCCCGAGGCCGTCCACGCCACCTCCTCGCCGGAGGAGGCCCTCGAGGGGGCCGAGGGGATCGTCCTGGCGATCCCCGCCCAGTCGATGCGGGCCACCCTCAGCGCATGGCCGGCGCTGCCGCCCGTCCCGGTCCTCTCGCTGACCAAGGGCATCGAACGCGGCACCGACTCCCGCATCAGCCAGATCATCACAGAGGCCGGGGGAGTGGACCGCGAGCGCGTCGGGGCGCTGTCGGGACCGAACCTCTCGGCCGAGATCGCCGAGCGCCGCCCCTGCGCAAGTGTCGTCGCCGCCGAGACCGAGGGGCTGGCCTCCGCCCTGGCGACCTGGTGCGAGGCGCCCTACCTGCGCGCCTACACCTCCACCGACGTGGTCGGCGTCGAGATCGCGGGGGCCGTGAAGAACGTCATCGCGATCGCGGTGGGCGCTGCCACGGGACTCGGGCACGGGCACAACACGACCGCCAGCCTCATCACCCGGGGCCTGGCCGAGACCACCCGGCTCGGCGTCGCCCTCGGCGGCCGCCGCGAGACCTTCGCGGGACTCGCCGGGATGGGCGACCTGGTGGCCACCTGCGCCTCGCCGCTGAGCCGCAACCATCGTCTCGGCCTCGCCCTGGGCCACGGCCTGGACGTGCGCGAGGCCGCCGCCGAGGTGGGACAGACCGCCGAGGGCGTCGCGACCGCGCGGGCCGTGGCGGACCTCGCCGCCCGGCTCGGCGTGGACATGCCCATCACCGCCGCCGTGGTCGATGTCGTCGATCACGATGCCCGCATCGACGAGGTCACGACAGCGCTTCTGGCACGCGGCGTGCGGCCCGAATGA
- a CDS encoding D-alanine--D-alanine ligase family protein has translation MRTSVALLFGGRSGEHGISCVTAGGILAAIDRERFDVTAVGITREGRWVHVSDDPSDWTLVDGRTPEVRAEGPEVLLPATRHRAGERSVLRRVEDGVVTALAEIDVVLPLLHGSYGEDGTIQGMLEMFDIPYVGSGVLASATCMDKAATKAALRAAGLECAPGIVVHEDRWAEGADEVLAHLRRHHRPPWFVKPARAGSSLGVTRVDDPAELEHAMKSAFVEDPKVLIEESVTGREVECGVLQGVDDRGPRTTLPGEVLVGEDLEFYDYEAKYFGKGTVSIDVPAGLPDAVLEEVREVAARAFTVLGLEGLARVDVFVTAEGRVVVNEVNTMPGFTPYSMFPVLWENMGLPYADLVADLLERARSRRLGPR, from the coding sequence ATGAGAACCTCCGTCGCCCTCCTGTTCGGCGGCCGCAGCGGCGAGCACGGCATCTCGTGCGTCACCGCCGGCGGCATCCTGGCCGCGATCGACCGCGAGCGCTTCGACGTGACCGCCGTCGGCATCACTCGCGAGGGCCGCTGGGTGCACGTCTCCGACGACCCCTCGGACTGGACCCTGGTCGACGGCCGCACCCCCGAGGTGAGGGCGGAGGGCCCCGAGGTGCTGCTGCCCGCGACCCGGCACCGGGCGGGGGAGCGCAGCGTGCTCCGCCGGGTCGAGGACGGGGTCGTGACGGCGCTGGCGGAGATCGACGTCGTCCTGCCGCTGCTGCACGGCTCCTACGGGGAGGACGGCACCATCCAGGGCATGCTCGAGATGTTCGACATCCCCTACGTGGGCAGCGGGGTGCTCGCCTCGGCAACCTGCATGGACAAGGCCGCCACGAAGGCGGCCCTGCGCGCGGCCGGACTGGAGTGCGCGCCCGGGATCGTGGTCCACGAGGACCGCTGGGCCGAGGGCGCCGACGAGGTGCTGGCCCATCTGCGGCGCCATCATCGACCTCCCTGGTTCGTCAAGCCTGCCCGCGCCGGCTCCAGCCTCGGCGTCACCCGGGTCGACGACCCCGCAGAGCTCGAGCACGCGATGAAGTCCGCCTTCGTCGAGGACCCCAAGGTGCTGATCGAGGAGTCCGTTACGGGCCGGGAGGTCGAGTGCGGCGTGCTGCAGGGCGTCGACGACCGCGGACCGCGCACCACCCTGCCCGGGGAGGTCCTCGTCGGCGAGGACCTCGAGTTCTACGACTACGAGGCGAAGTACTTCGGCAAGGGCACGGTGAGCATCGACGTGCCCGCCGGGCTCCCGGACGCCGTGCTCGAGGAGGTGCGCGAGGTCGCCGCGCGGGCGTTCACGGTGCTGGGCCTGGAAGGCCTGGCAAGGGTGGACGTGTTCGTCACCGCCGAGGGGCGAGTGGTGGTCAACGAGGTCAACACGATGCCCGGCTTCACGCCCTACTCGATGTTCCCGGTGCTGTGGGAGAACATGGGGCTGCCCTACGCGGACCTCGTCGCCGATCTGCTCGAGCGGGCGCGCAGCCGCCGGCTCGGGCCCCGCTGA